In a genomic window of Tepidibacillus fermentans:
- the agaB gene encoding PTS galactosamine transporter subunit IIB has product MAEPNILLTRIDNRLVHGQVGVTWTTSLGANLLVVVDDQVAKDPLQQQLMAVTAESSGAGIRFFTVEHTINIIHKATPSQKIFIICKTPEVVKKLIDGGVPIKDVNVGNMHFSQGKRQISKKVYVDDNDLENLRYIKSKGINVFIQDVPGDIKENIE; this is encoded by the coding sequence ATGGCAGAACCAAATATTTTACTAACTCGCATTGATAATCGATTAGTACATGGTCAAGTAGGAGTAACATGGACAACCTCATTAGGTGCCAATTTGTTAGTCGTTGTTGATGATCAAGTAGCAAAAGACCCATTACAACAGCAACTAATGGCCGTAACAGCTGAATCATCAGGTGCAGGAATTAGATTTTTTACGGTAGAACACACCATTAATATTATTCATAAAGCTACTCCATCGCAAAAAATCTTTATAATATGTAAAACACCTGAGGTGGTCAAGAAATTAATTGACGGTGGTGTACCTATCAAAGATGTAAATGTTGGAAACATGCATTTTTCACAAGGGAAACGTCAAATTAGTAAAAAGGTTTATGTAGATGATAATGACTTAGAAAATCTCCGTTATATAAAATCAAAAGGAATCAATGTATTTATACAAGATGTCCCA
- a CDS encoding SIS domain-containing protein codes for MEKFFGYDEEYLKKITGYITAKEIRQQPRLWKETLDIVKRNKDSIDSFLNHILKKDKIRIIFTGAGTSAFVGESVVPYLNKKYPGKFESIATTDIVTNPENYLFSAIPTLLISFARSGNSPESIATVDLAKQIVNEVYQIVITCNPEGSLAKKTQNDPNSLLLLMPEDSNDQGFAMTGSFSSMTLAALLLFENLEEIEQEIKLIIGNGEKILDKMAPLIKDLAENDFERIIYLGSSSLKGLATESALKTLELTNGELIATYESSLGLRHGPKTMINNQTLIVSYISNNAYTRKYEIDLLKELASEKNYHKLIAVSSDKNEEIESLVDNYFYISDQGKVYKDDVYLIFNYVLIAQMFSFFKSIQLGHTPDNPCPDGSVNRVVKGVIIHPYNK; via the coding sequence ATGGAGAAATTTTTTGGATATGATGAAGAATATTTAAAAAAAATAACGGGTTATATTACTGCAAAAGAGATTCGACAACAACCAAGGTTATGGAAAGAAACTTTAGATATTGTAAAACGAAATAAAGACTCAATCGATTCTTTTTTAAATCATATTTTAAAAAAGGATAAGATAAGAATTATTTTTACAGGTGCAGGAACATCAGCTTTTGTTGGTGAGAGCGTTGTTCCCTATCTAAATAAAAAATATCCAGGAAAATTTGAATCAATAGCAACGACAGACATTGTAACTAATCCTGAAAATTATTTATTTTCAGCTATTCCAACGTTACTTATTTCTTTTGCTAGATCAGGAAACAGCCCCGAAAGTATTGCTACTGTAGACCTTGCTAAACAAATTGTCAATGAGGTATATCAAATTGTTATTACATGTAATCCTGAAGGAAGTTTAGCCAAAAAGACTCAAAATGATCCAAACAGTTTGCTTCTTCTAATGCCTGAGGATTCTAATGATCAAGGTTTTGCAATGACAGGTAGCTTTAGTTCAATGACATTAGCAGCGCTCCTTCTTTTTGAGAATCTTGAAGAGATCGAGCAAGAAATTAAATTGATCATCGGTAATGGGGAAAAAATATTGGATAAAATGGCTCCGTTAATTAAAGATTTAGCTGAAAACGATTTCGAAAGAATTATCTATTTAGGATCGTCTTCGTTAAAAGGGTTAGCTACAGAATCTGCATTAAAGACATTAGAACTAACAAATGGAGAACTTATTGCAACTTATGAATCTTCTTTAGGATTAAGGCATGGACCAAAAACAATGATAAATAATCAAACACTGATTGTTTCATATATATCAAATAATGCCTATACACGAAAATATGAAATTGATTTGCTAAAAGAACTGGCTTCAGAAAAGAATTATCATAAATTAATAGCTGTCTCCTCCGATAAAAATGAAGAAATTGAAAGTTTAGTAGATAATTATTTTTACATCAGTGACCAAGGCAAAGTATATAAAGATGATGTTTATTTAATCTTTAATTACGTTTTAATTGCTCAAATGTTTTCGTTTTTTAAATCGATTCAATTAGGGCATACCCCTGATAACCCGTGTCCTGATGGAAGTGTGAATAGGGTAGTAAAGGGTGTAATTATACATCCCTACAATAAATAG